One Paenarthrobacter aurescens TC1 DNA window includes the following coding sequences:
- a CDS encoding putative ABC transporter sugar permease (identified by match to protein family HMM PF00528) yields MILTQNRPQAPAPQRTSRSLTARKALFGNGRRPGFLTYGLLLAFFLASAYPLWWSVIIGSRSNEALGETWPPLFPGGNFWTNAGEVFDTIPFWLALGNSVLISGIITVSVVGFSTLAGYAFAKLRFRGRNWLMVAVIATMAIPTQLGIIPLFMLMRTLGWTGEIGAVVIPTLVTAFGVFFMRQYLVDVIPDELIESARMDGASMISTFWHVALPAARPAMAILGLFTFMTAWTDFLWPLLVLDAGNPTLQTALSQLQSARYVDYSIVLAGAVMATLPLLALFVIAGRQLISGIMQGAVKG; encoded by the coding sequence ATGATCCTCACGCAAAACCGCCCACAAGCACCGGCCCCTCAGCGAACCTCCCGGTCCCTGACCGCACGGAAAGCACTCTTCGGCAACGGCCGCCGGCCTGGCTTCCTCACCTACGGGCTGCTGCTCGCCTTCTTCCTGGCCTCGGCCTACCCGCTCTGGTGGTCCGTCATCATCGGCAGCCGCTCCAACGAGGCCCTCGGGGAAACGTGGCCGCCACTTTTCCCGGGCGGCAACTTCTGGACCAACGCCGGAGAGGTCTTCGACACCATCCCGTTCTGGCTGGCACTTGGCAACAGCGTACTGATTTCAGGCATCATCACCGTCTCTGTTGTGGGGTTCTCCACCTTGGCCGGCTACGCGTTCGCCAAGCTGCGCTTCCGTGGCCGCAACTGGCTGATGGTGGCAGTCATCGCCACCATGGCCATCCCCACGCAGCTCGGCATCATCCCGCTGTTCATGCTGATGCGCACGCTGGGCTGGACAGGTGAGATCGGCGCCGTCGTCATCCCCACGCTGGTCACAGCGTTCGGTGTCTTCTTCATGCGGCAGTACCTGGTGGACGTGATCCCGGACGAGCTCATCGAGTCGGCACGCATGGATGGAGCGTCCATGATCTCAACGTTCTGGCATGTGGCACTCCCGGCCGCACGTCCGGCCATGGCAATCCTCGGTCTGTTCACGTTCATGACGGCGTGGACTGATTTCCTGTGGCCCCTGCTGGTTCTCGACGCCGGCAACCCCACCTTGCAGACGGCGCTCAGCCAACTGCAGTCGGCCCGCTACGTGGACTATTCAATCGTCCTGGCCGGTGCCGTCATGGCAACACTTCCCCTGTTGGCTCTCTTCGTCATAGCGGGACGCCAACTCATATCCGGAATCATGCAAGGAGCAGTGAAGGGCTAA
- the bglA gene encoding beta-glucosidase (identified by match to protein family HMM PF00232) gives MPFEATTHPAITPHNRVWPEGFLWGSATAAAQVEGASHEGGKEDSVWDAFARIPGAIANGETLKDAVQHYHRMPQDVRIMKELGLDSYRFSTSWSRVRPGGRSVNAEGLDFYSRLVDELLDAGILPWLTLYHWDLPQALEEKGGWANRDTAYRFVDYANDVYSALGDRVQHWTTFNEPFCSSLLGYAAGVHAPGRQEPEAAVAAIHHQHLAHGLVVNELRSRGAQQLGITLNLSNSIPRDPSDPVDLDAARRFDSLQNRIFLDPILRGAYPEDTLNDLEQFGIRDVIKPGDLDIIGAPIDFLGVNHYHDDLISGHPTAEHGDGHSGGATRPTSSCWIGSEDIAFPSRGLPRTAMNWEVNPDGLRMLLVRLGEEYPALPPLYITENGAAYDDVVSPDGAVHDAERTEFVLDHIAAVGEALDQGADVRGYFVWSLLDNFEWSWGYGKRFGVVRVDYDTFERTVKDSGLAYARVIASAKASASATVNA, from the coding sequence ATGCCATTCGAAGCAACAACCCACCCAGCGATCACACCTCATAACAGGGTGTGGCCCGAGGGCTTCCTCTGGGGTTCGGCCACCGCCGCAGCCCAGGTGGAAGGTGCCAGCCACGAAGGCGGCAAGGAAGATTCCGTGTGGGATGCCTTCGCCCGTATTCCGGGTGCCATCGCCAACGGTGAGACGCTGAAGGACGCGGTGCAGCACTACCACCGCATGCCCCAGGACGTCAGGATTATGAAGGAGCTGGGCCTGGATTCCTACCGGTTCTCTACCAGCTGGTCCCGTGTCCGGCCCGGCGGCCGTTCCGTGAACGCGGAGGGCCTGGACTTTTACTCGCGGCTGGTGGATGAACTGCTCGACGCCGGCATCCTCCCTTGGTTGACCCTTTACCACTGGGACCTGCCGCAGGCGCTGGAAGAGAAAGGCGGCTGGGCCAACCGCGACACCGCCTACCGCTTCGTCGACTACGCGAACGACGTCTATTCGGCTCTGGGTGATCGGGTCCAGCACTGGACCACTTTCAACGAACCGTTCTGCTCATCACTCCTTGGCTATGCGGCAGGCGTCCACGCCCCTGGCCGCCAGGAACCGGAAGCAGCCGTCGCGGCGATCCATCACCAGCACCTCGCCCACGGTTTGGTGGTCAACGAGCTGCGGAGTCGCGGCGCCCAACAGCTGGGGATCACGCTCAATCTCAGCAACTCCATCCCGCGGGATCCCTCCGATCCTGTGGACCTCGATGCCGCCCGGCGGTTCGATTCGCTGCAGAACAGAATCTTCCTGGATCCAATCCTCCGTGGCGCCTACCCGGAGGACACCCTCAATGATCTTGAGCAGTTCGGCATTCGGGATGTCATCAAGCCCGGCGATCTGGACATCATCGGGGCTCCCATCGACTTCCTGGGCGTCAACCACTACCACGATGACCTCATCAGCGGACACCCCACCGCTGAACACGGCGACGGCCACTCGGGCGGCGCAACCCGTCCGACGTCGTCGTGCTGGATCGGTTCGGAAGATATCGCCTTCCCCAGCCGCGGCCTGCCACGCACGGCCATGAACTGGGAGGTCAACCCGGATGGACTTCGGATGCTTCTGGTGCGCCTTGGCGAGGAATACCCAGCGCTGCCGCCGCTCTACATCACGGAAAACGGTGCGGCATACGACGACGTCGTCAGTCCTGACGGTGCAGTCCACGACGCCGAGCGGACCGAATTCGTCCTGGACCACATCGCAGCCGTGGGTGAGGCGCTCGATCAGGGCGCCGATGTGCGTGGCTACTTTGTTTGGTCGCTCCTGGACAACTTCGAATGGTCCTGGGGATACGGCAAGCGCTTCGGGGTGGTTCGCGTGGACTACGACACCTTTGAGCGGACGGTCAAGGACAGCGGACTGGCATACGCCCGGGTCATTGCGTCAGCCAAGGCATCGGCGAGCGCCACTGTGAACGCCTAA
- a CDS encoding putative ABC-type sugar transport system, permease component (identified by match to protein family HMM PF00528) gives MTTTLNRPAAGRTAASKPKPTFRQRLSVFDMKASPYFYIAPFFILFALVGLFPLGYTFFVSLFDWHLLKGQGEFVGFQNFAEVLQDRFFWNSLFNTVSIFLISTIPQLIMATIIAAVLDQNLRAKTFWRMSILLPYVVTPVAVAMIFTNMFGEQYGLINNILSSFGIDPIMWKNDTLPSHIAIATMVNWRWTGYNALILLAAMQSVPRDIYESAAIDGAGSVRRFFSITLPSIRPTMVFVIVTATIGGLQIFTEPRLFDPVAAGGTARQFQTTVLYLWEMAFQRQNFGKASTIAWLLFLIILLFGIVNWLISRRIATNGDDRGAASRRRRKRPLAASAKADDAGLAAQAAGAPAAAPDSTPRSGQ, from the coding sequence ATGACCACCACATTGAATCGCCCGGCAGCCGGCAGAACGGCTGCCAGTAAACCGAAACCGACCTTCCGCCAACGTTTGAGCGTCTTTGATATGAAGGCGTCCCCCTACTTCTATATCGCCCCGTTTTTCATCCTGTTTGCCTTGGTGGGCCTCTTTCCGCTGGGCTACACGTTCTTCGTCTCCCTCTTCGACTGGCACCTGCTCAAAGGCCAAGGAGAGTTTGTAGGATTCCAAAACTTCGCGGAGGTGCTGCAGGACAGGTTCTTCTGGAACTCGTTGTTCAACACCGTCAGCATCTTCCTGATCTCCACCATCCCCCAGCTGATCATGGCTACCATCATTGCCGCGGTCCTGGATCAGAACCTCCGCGCCAAGACCTTTTGGCGCATGAGCATCCTGCTCCCCTACGTCGTGACTCCCGTGGCTGTGGCCATGATCTTCACCAACATGTTCGGGGAGCAGTACGGGCTCATCAACAACATCCTGTCGAGCTTCGGCATCGACCCCATCATGTGGAAGAACGACACTCTTCCCAGCCACATCGCCATCGCCACCATGGTGAACTGGCGCTGGACTGGCTACAACGCGTTGATCCTCCTGGCGGCAATGCAGTCGGTGCCGCGCGATATTTACGAGTCCGCAGCGATCGACGGCGCCGGCTCGGTCCGCCGCTTCTTCAGCATCACCCTCCCGAGCATCCGGCCCACCATGGTGTTCGTCATTGTCACGGCGACCATCGGCGGGCTGCAGATCTTCACTGAGCCCCGGCTCTTCGATCCCGTGGCCGCAGGCGGAACGGCACGGCAGTTCCAGACCACCGTGCTTTACCTGTGGGAAATGGCCTTCCAGCGGCAGAACTTCGGCAAAGCCTCCACTATCGCTTGGCTCCTGTTCCTGATCATCCTGCTTTTCGGCATCGTGAACTGGCTGATCTCACGCCGTATCGCCACCAATGGCGACGATCGCGGGGCCGCCAGCCGCCGCCGTCGGAAGCGCCCTTTGGCCGCGAGCGCAAAAGCTGACGACGCCGGCCTCGCCGCTCAAGCGGCAGGGGCGCCGGCCGCCGCACCAGACTCAACCCCGAGGAGCGGGCAATGA